The window TCGCCTCCGGCACCTCGGTCGTCTGCGACCGCTTCTACCACTCGGGCATCGTCTactcggcggcgaagcagaatccctcgctctcgctctcgtgGGCGCGCGCCCCCGAGCAGGGCCTCCCGCGGCCCGACGCCGTGctcttcctcgacctcgacgagcagacGGCCAAGACCCGCGGCGGCTGGGGCGGCGAGGTGTACGAAAAGGCCGAGATGCAGAAGCGCGTCAAGGAGCTGTTCTGGGAGCTGAGCATGGGCGGCACCGACCGACACAGGGGGCCGCTGGCCCAGACGCTCGAGGACACGTCGGACCGCGGCACCAAGAGGCTGTGgaggcaggaggaggaggacctGATTGTCATCGACgcagccgccggcgtcgaggacgtggCGGCGCAGATTTGGGCTCACGTTCGGGCTCGAGTCAAGCAGGTGGACGATGGAGAGGTGGGACGAAGCGTCAGGATAGTGGAGTGACGAATGCAGCGGCAGCGCTCGATGCCTACCGGTGGCCATTTGTCCGAATGGCAGCCTACCTCCGAAGCGACGGCCATTGCCCGCAGGCGTCGGAATGACCTCCCGTACCCACgactccttggcctcgaccgTCGAGGCTCTTGGTGAGATGGATGCGCGACATGCCGCTCGGCGACtccacggcctcgacggctcaCGGGCATCACCTGGTCCAAGAGGGACTTGGACGCAGAGAAAGCAGCGGTACGGAATGGACACGGAATGGACATGGAAAGGGCAGAGTCTGGCGAGAAGATGAAAATTCCGGCTGCGCAAGCAAGAGTCCCCGAGAATTGGCTGTTGTTGACCTCTTCGAccgaggcagaggcagatGAGGGCATTTGTTCCCGATGGTAATGGTGCCGAGCATGCCGGGATGCGAGGAAGAGAGCATCATGCTGCGGCAGGCAGAATGAAAGGTAGGATGAGTTAGGAGCAGGACGGCATGCACATGGCAGCTCTGGTGGATGGAATGAAGGGTTGATGGGTTGATGGACTGATGCTTCACGTCCCAATGTTTTCTCCCCGCTGCTGGCAGACTGACTTTGCCACTAGAAGGTTTCTCGGGACGGGCCTGATGGTTCCTCCGTAGggccgtaagtacagtaatggAGCTTCCCCGCCACTGGCCCCTAGTGCTCCCCCTTGCAATGCCCCGAGCAAAGGCACTCTTAACggttctccgtactctgtacctcCCACACGTgcacaggtacttgtgctgtaatGTTCTGTGAGTTCATgtataagtacagtgctccgtacaagtgcacaAGGTACTTGTTGGCCGTTACGCCAGTACCACATTCCGACAGCGCAGGGaagtgtacagtagtaggtacggagcactgtaggtactgcaGTTGCAGCGTCTGGGGGCGGGGTAGAGGGAGCCGTGGGGAGGGGTGGACCCCCGTAGCCCGCCGCAACTGGCCTAGCCGTCTGCCAGAGAGAGCCCCTATCGCCGCCaatatactgtagtacaGTATACCCAAGTACCCATCCGTGCCTGGTTCTTACAGTGCACAGGTGCCTGCGGTACCTATAAAAGGAGTGCAGACCtcgctactccgtacttatggCGCCTACAGCAGGTGTGCACTCGAATTCTCTATATACTCACCAGCTCCCCGCTGCCATCGGCTCCTTCGTACGTGGCAAGAAACAAATCATACAACGTCCTTTTGCTCCTCTTCTCTGGTCGACGTCAAAacggcgacctcgaccttGACACCACCCTTTCCTCCATCAAcaaagccgtcgtcgagctcgctgcCGATCCCGTTCGAGCCCGCCATGTCGATGCTTCTCAACGCCATGgactcgcccgccgcctggGCCATCCAcaagctcgccggcgccgtcctctcgcccgtcttctccggctccctcctgctcgccctcgtcgtcgcccccgAGCCCGTCCGACTGGAGCTCCTGAGCCGGCTGCCCGTCTCCGAGCTCGGACCGGTCGTCAAGGCGCTCAAGGTGCTGCTGgccctggccgtcgtccgctccCTCAACGCCGGCCTCAGCACCATGGCGGCCAACTCGTGGCGGGCaaccaaggccaagggctGGCACTGGCCCGACgaggtggccgtcgtcaccggcggCTGCAGCGGCATCGGCTACGGCATCGTCGAACGGCTCGCCCGCCGCGGCGTCAAGGTGGCCATCCTCGACATCCAAGACTTGCCCGAGGCCTTCGAGAAGGAAGCGGGCATCCGCTACTACCGGTGCGAcatcacctcggccgcggccgtctccgaggcggcagcggccgtACGGGCCGAGCTCGGTGATGCGTCGATCCTCGTCAACAACGCGGGCATCGCCAACCCGATgtccatcctcgacgtctCGCAGGACTTCCTCCGCAAGATCTTCGCCGTCAACTGCCTCTCGCACTGGACCCTCGTCCAGGAGTTCCTCCCGGCCATGATCAAGCGCAACAAGGGCCACGTCGTGACCGTCGCCAGCATCGCCTCCTTCGTCTCCATGGCGAGGGGCGCCGACTACTCGGCCACaaaggccgccgccctctcctTCCACGAgtcgctcgcggccgagctcgagcactTCTaccacgccgacggcgtcctcaCTTCGGTCGTCCATCCGAACTTCGTCCGGACGCCGCT of the Drechmeria coniospora strain ARSEF 6962 chromosome 01, whole genome shotgun sequence genome contains:
- a CDS encoding Thymidylate kinase; amino-acid sequence: MASSSEAATAPAACSSSARRGTFVVLEGLDRSGKSTQVKLLEERFVSEGRPVKVMRFPGQSLPLRSRARRRSASRRDPCSHGRPRAADRTTPIGQMIDSYLRSAVKMDDHVIHLLFSANRWEAAADIHALLASGTSVVCDRFYHSGIVYSAAKQNPSLSLSWARAPEQGLPRPDAVLFLDLDEQTAKTRGGWGGEVYEKAEMQKRVKELFWELSMGGTDRHRGPLAQTLEDTSDRGTKRLWRQEEEDLIVIDAAAGVEDVAAQIWAHVRARVKQVDDGEVGRSVRIVE
- a CDS encoding short-chain dehydrogenase/reductase 2; this translates as MSMLLNAMDSPAAWAIHKLAGAVLSPVFSGSLLLALVVAPEPVRLELLSRLPVSELGPVVKALKVLLALAVVRSLNAGLSTMAANSWRATKAKGWHWPDEVAVVTGGCSGIGYGIVERLARRGVKVAILDIQDLPEAFEKEAGIRYYRCDITSAAAVSEAAAAVRAELGDASILVNNAGIANPMSILDVSQDFLRKIFAVNCLSHWTLVQEFLPAMIKRNKGHVVTVASIASFVSMARGADYSATKAAALSFHESLAAELEHFYHADGVLTSVVHPNFVRTPLVNAYADGLEESGVRLLTPEYVSAVIAGQIFGRRGGQLVLPEHASGIAALRGWPTWLQVIFRNAVANRASKLVVP